Proteins from a genomic interval of Pseudanabaena yagii GIHE-NHR1:
- a CDS encoding ABC transporter ATP-binding/substrate-binding protein (This model describes the ATP binding subunits of ATP-binding cassette (ABC) transporters for nitrate transport, or for bicarbonate transport, in bacteria and archaea.), which produces MSKFLEIDHVSRVFKTNKGQPYVAVKDVYFEMKEGEFVSIIGHSGCGKSTVLNILSGLDRASEGGIVLEGREVREPGPDRMLVFQNHSLLPWLTVRQNIGLAVNRVLRDLPKEERHRIIQENIDLVGLSHAADKYPREISGGMKQRVGIARALSIKPKILLLDEPFGALDALTRGRLQEKLMQICDEHKISAVMITHDVDEALLLSDRIVMMTNGPEAKIGQVLTVDLPHPRKKLEAVNHPNYYRLRGEVVSFLDRQKQIKIERAKNKSNAAISLGNIEKTNLTIGYIPLTDCAPFAIAQEKGLFAKYGLDVTLSKENSWNDLAEGIREGRLDAAQMVTGMPLAITLGMGNQIPVPVVTSLTMSRNGNAITLSKRLQNEGVHDLASLKAYIDKFQDEAYNPAMGMVHHASMHNLLLRHWLASGGMEPDKDVDVIVIPPPQMVSNLMANNIIGYCVGEPWNVRAVNDNVGFVVATDLDIWRGHPEKVLGLRKDWAEQYPNTHLAVVKALLEASQFCEPLENRDEVVLTLAKPQYLNLDPTYIRPGFAGPYRVSTMEAKYDQDFCQFGVGNMPSRKEHLWVLTQMARWGLVNFPENYAEVIYNLLATNVYQQAAKELEIAIADEDRSPIALADGSVFDPNDPIAALQSMPYSRFTETSYFDPVKGFATKKVAVRQ; this is translated from the coding sequence ATGTCAAAATTCTTAGAAATCGATCACGTTAGTCGTGTTTTTAAAACCAACAAAGGGCAACCCTATGTTGCGGTCAAAGATGTTTACTTTGAGATGAAGGAAGGTGAATTTGTCTCAATCATTGGACATTCAGGCTGTGGTAAATCGACAGTGCTGAATATCCTTTCGGGACTAGATCGAGCTAGTGAAGGGGGCATTGTCCTAGAAGGGCGTGAAGTGCGTGAACCAGGGCCCGATCGCATGTTGGTATTCCAAAACCATTCACTGTTGCCTTGGCTAACGGTACGTCAGAATATTGGCTTGGCGGTAAATCGGGTACTAAGGGATTTACCTAAAGAGGAACGCCACCGCATTATTCAAGAAAATATTGACTTAGTGGGCTTGAGCCATGCTGCGGATAAGTATCCTAGAGAAATTTCGGGTGGGATGAAGCAAAGGGTGGGTATTGCCCGTGCATTGTCAATTAAGCCGAAAATTCTGCTATTAGATGAACCTTTTGGCGCATTGGATGCCTTAACAAGAGGGCGATTACAAGAAAAATTAATGCAGATTTGCGACGAGCATAAAATCTCAGCAGTAATGATTACCCATGATGTTGATGAAGCTTTGCTACTGAGCGATCGCATTGTGATGATGACTAATGGACCCGAAGCGAAAATTGGTCAAGTCCTCACCGTTGATCTGCCCCATCCCCGCAAAAAACTAGAAGCCGTCAATCATCCCAACTATTACCGTCTCAGAGGTGAAGTTGTTAGCTTTCTCGATCGTCAGAAACAAATCAAAATTGAACGTGCTAAGAACAAGAGCAATGCGGCGATCAGTCTTGGCAATATCGAGAAAACAAATCTCACCATTGGCTACATTCCTCTCACTGACTGCGCCCCCTTTGCGATCGCCCAAGAGAAAGGACTATTTGCCAAATATGGTTTAGATGTCACTCTTTCTAAAGAAAATAGCTGGAATGATCTTGCGGAAGGAATTCGTGAAGGTCGCCTTGATGCCGCCCAAATGGTAACAGGAATGCCCCTCGCAATTACTCTTGGTATGGGTAATCAAATTCCTGTACCAGTCGTGACATCCTTAACTATGAGTCGGAATGGTAATGCCATTACCCTCAGTAAGAGACTCCAAAACGAAGGGGTACATGATCTTGCTTCTTTAAAAGCTTATATTGATAAATTCCAAGATGAGGCCTATAACCCTGCGATGGGCATGGTACATCACGCATCTATGCACAATCTATTGCTAAGGCATTGGTTAGCTAGTGGTGGTATGGAACCAGATAAAGATGTGGATGTAATTGTGATTCCACCACCGCAGATGGTTTCTAACCTGATGGCAAACAATATCATTGGTTACTGCGTAGGCGAACCTTGGAACGTACGGGCAGTGAATGATAACGTCGGCTTTGTCGTGGCGACTGACCTCGATATCTGGCGTGGACATCCTGAAAAAGTATTAGGACTACGCAAGGATTGGGCGGAGCAATATCCCAATACCCATCTTGCTGTAGTCAAGGCATTACTAGAAGCATCTCAGTTCTGTGAACCATTGGAAAATCGTGATGAAGTGGTACTCACTTTAGCAAAACCCCAGTATCTCAATCTTGATCCGACCTATATCCGCCCCGGATTTGCAGGGCCTTATCGGGTCAGTACGATGGAAGCAAAGTATGATCAGGACTTCTGCCAGTTTGGTGTGGGCAATATGCCATCTCGTAAAGAGCATCTCTGGGTGTTAACGCAAATGGCGCGTTGGGGCTTGGTCAATTTCCCAGAAAACTATGCGGAAGTAATCTATAACTTGCTAGCAACCAATGTCTATCAACAGGCTGCCAAGGAATTAGAAATAGCGATCGCCGACGAGGATCGCTCACCAATTGCTTTAGCCGATGGCTCTGTATTTGATCCCAATGATCCGATCGCAGCATTGCAATCCATGCCATATTCACGATTTACTGAAACTAGTTACTTTGATCCCGTTAAAGGTTTCGCCACCAAAAAAGTAGCTGTTCGTCAATAG
- a CDS encoding ABC transporter ATP-binding protein: MQTLDLTDNNQQINRDPFLVMDGVSKVYPTPRGPYTVLEDVNLTVYEGEFICVIGHSGCGKSTLLNMVAGFNKPTSGEICLRSKPIVRPGPDRMVVFQNYSLLPWMTAFENVYLAVKQVYKEKSKEEKIKIAKDMLELVGLSEAMHKKPKELSGGMRQRVSIARALSIRPEVLILDEPFGALDVMTREELQEELLAIWRKNRVTALMITHEIDEALFLADRIVMMSNGPAAHIAEIIDVPFARPRDRKALADDPRYYSLRNYILEFLYSRFALADEAE; the protein is encoded by the coding sequence ATGCAGACTCTTGATCTTACAGATAATAATCAGCAAATAAATAGAGATCCATTTCTAGTCATGGATGGAGTTTCTAAGGTCTATCCCACACCTAGAGGTCCTTATACTGTTCTCGAAGATGTTAATTTGACAGTCTATGAAGGCGAGTTTATCTGTGTCATCGGTCACTCTGGCTGCGGTAAATCGACACTTTTAAACATGGTGGCTGGTTTTAATAAACCAACCTCAGGCGAAATCTGTTTGCGATCGAAGCCAATCGTTCGTCCAGGTCCCGATCGCATGGTGGTGTTCCAAAACTACTCGCTCCTACCTTGGATGACTGCTTTTGAGAATGTCTATCTTGCGGTTAAGCAGGTTTATAAAGAGAAATCTAAGGAAGAAAAGATCAAAATTGCTAAGGATATGCTCGAATTAGTCGGCTTGAGCGAAGCAATGCACAAAAAGCCCAAGGAGCTTTCTGGCGGTATGCGTCAGCGTGTTTCCATCGCCCGTGCATTATCCATTCGTCCTGAAGTATTGATCCTCGATGAACCCTTTGGTGCGTTAGACGTAATGACCCGCGAAGAATTGCAGGAAGAACTATTAGCAATTTGGCGCAAAAATCGGGTTACAGCACTGATGATCACCCATGAAATCGATGAAGCCCTCTTCCTTGCTGATCGCATTGTGATGATGAGCAATGGTCCCGCCGCCCATATTGCCGAAATCATCGATGTGCCATTTGCGCGTCCTCGTGATCGCAAAGCGCTCGCCGATGATCCTCGCTATTACAGCCTTCGCAACTACATCCTTGAATTTCTCTATAGTCGCTTTGCCTTAGCTGATGAGGCGGAATAG
- the ntrB gene encoding nitrate ABC transporter permease — translation MAAGSLKARFSVNNIGEWFQKQARFVIPPIIALILILGTWQILCSGKTPPLPPPSKVWQETQEYIWNPFFDRNYFDVSASEKTDSPARQALKEKLTIEQGLGVKTMVSLRRVAIGYTASAIIGISFGIAIGTNVFLYRAFDPIFQVLRTIPPLAWLPIAMSAFQGVNESLKSVGLDVTEAAALFVIFVTSIWPILMNTAVGVQQVPQDYRNVSRVLRLSKFDYFITILMPSAAPYIFTGLRIAVGLSWLAIVAAEMLTGGVGIGFFIWDSYNSQKSSELILALVYIGLVGFLLDKVVYYVSKLVAQSDA, via the coding sequence ATGGCGGCAGGAAGCTTAAAGGCACGATTTTCAGTTAATAACATAGGCGAATGGTTTCAGAAACAGGCGCGTTTTGTCATTCCACCTATAATTGCATTGATACTTATTTTAGGAACTTGGCAAATACTTTGCTCAGGTAAGACACCACCCCTACCACCCCCAAGCAAAGTTTGGCAAGAAACTCAAGAATATATTTGGAATCCTTTCTTTGACCGCAACTATTTTGATGTTAGTGCATCCGAAAAGACCGATAGCCCTGCACGTCAAGCGCTGAAGGAAAAGCTCACCATTGAGCAAGGCTTAGGTGTAAAAACCATGGTCAGTTTGCGCCGTGTGGCGATCGGCTATACCGCTTCCGCGATTATTGGCATTTCCTTTGGCATTGCGATCGGTACAAACGTATTTCTCTATCGCGCCTTTGACCCCATCTTCCAAGTTTTGCGGACAATCCCTCCCCTTGCATGGCTACCGATCGCGATGTCCGCCTTCCAAGGTGTCAACGAATCACTGAAATCTGTTGGTCTAGATGTTACCGAAGCCGCCGCATTATTCGTAATTTTCGTTACTTCGATCTGGCCGATCTTAATGAATACCGCCGTTGGCGTACAACAGGTTCCCCAAGACTATCGCAACGTGTCGCGCGTTTTGCGCCTAAGCAAGTTTGACTACTTCATCACGATTCTGATGCCCTCGGCAGCTCCTTATATTTTCACAGGTTTACGGATTGCCGTTGGTCTGTCGTGGCTAGCGATCGTGGCAGCGGAAATGTTGACTGGTGGTGTCGGCATTGGCTTCTTTATCTGGGATAGCTACAACAGCCAAAAGAGTAGCGAACTGATTTTAGCTCTGGTTTACATCGGTTTAGTAGGCTTCCTGCTCGATAAAGTCGTTTACTACGTCAGCAAATTAGTTGCTCAGTCAGATGCTTAG
- a CDS encoding CmpA/NrtA family ABC transporter substrate-binding protein, with amino-acid sequence MSTFSRRKFLTTAGLSTVSAIALNACTGGGEAPKTDTTKATTAASKSPEAKVSAADAPEVTKAKLGFIALTDAAPLIIAKEKGLFAKYGMKDVEVLKQASWGTTRDNIALGSDAGGIDGAHILSPMPYLLTEGKITNGKKVPMFILARLNTNGQAMSIANDFKELKIALKSDSLKDSFTKIKSGGKEIKCAVTFPGGNHDLWMRYWLAANGIDPDKDVSTIVVPPPQMVANMKAGNMQAFCVGEPWNARLVAQNSGYTAFITGEFWKDHPEKAFTMRADWVEKNPKATKALLAAVLEAQVWCEQAENKEEMCKIIGADKWLKVPPAEILGRLQGKVDYGDGRTLDNPDLAMKFWKDAASYPFKSHDLWFVTEDMRWGYFDADTDAKKLVDKVNREDLWKEAAKMIGKEADIPKSTSRGIETFFDGVKFDPENPSEYLKGLKIKKA; translated from the coding sequence ATGAGTACATTCTCTCGTCGTAAGTTTTTAACCACCGCAGGGCTTTCTACTGTTAGCGCGATCGCTTTAAATGCCTGTACAGGCGGCGGCGAAGCACCGAAAACCGATACTACTAAGGCTACCACTGCCGCCAGCAAGTCCCCTGAAGCAAAAGTTAGTGCTGCTGATGCCCCTGAAGTCACTAAGGCAAAACTTGGCTTTATCGCTCTTACCGATGCTGCACCTTTGATTATTGCCAAGGAGAAAGGGCTATTTGCAAAATATGGCATGAAGGATGTCGAAGTTCTCAAACAGGCTTCTTGGGGAACCACTCGCGACAACATTGCCCTTGGCTCTGATGCTGGTGGTATTGATGGCGCACATATTTTGTCTCCAATGCCTTATCTGTTAACTGAAGGCAAAATCACCAACGGCAAAAAAGTGCCCATGTTTATCTTGGCAAGGCTGAATACTAACGGTCAAGCAATGTCGATCGCTAATGACTTTAAAGAACTCAAAATTGCTCTTAAGAGTGATTCGCTCAAAGACAGTTTCACCAAGATCAAGTCTGGCGGGAAAGAGATCAAGTGTGCCGTAACCTTCCCTGGAGGTAATCACGATCTTTGGATGCGTTATTGGTTGGCAGCCAATGGAATTGATCCAGACAAAGACGTAAGCACGATCGTAGTACCACCACCACAAATGGTTGCGAATATGAAGGCTGGCAATATGCAGGCTTTCTGTGTGGGTGAACCTTGGAATGCTCGTCTAGTCGCACAAAACTCTGGCTATACCGCTTTTATCACAGGCGAATTTTGGAAGGATCATCCTGAGAAAGCATTTACAATGCGTGCTGACTGGGTTGAAAAGAATCCTAAAGCTACTAAGGCTTTGCTCGCAGCAGTTCTCGAAGCTCAAGTTTGGTGTGAACAAGCTGAAAATAAAGAAGAGATGTGTAAGATCATCGGTGCTGATAAGTGGCTGAAGGTTCCACCTGCCGAAATTTTAGGAAGACTGCAAGGTAAGGTTGACTACGGCGATGGTAGAACCCTAGACAATCCCGATCTTGCGATGAAGTTCTGGAAAGATGCAGCTTCTTATCCATTCAAGAGTCACGATCTTTGGTTTGTAACTGAGGATATGCGTTGGGGCTATTTTGATGCTGACACCGATGCGAAGAAGTTGGTTGACAAGGTCAATCGTGAGGATCTCTGGAAAGAAGCGGCGAAGATGATTGGTAAAGAAGCTGATATTCCTAAGAGTACTTCTCGCGGCATCGAAACTTTCTTTGATGGAGTCAAATTCGACCCAGAGAATCCCAGTGAATACCTCAAAGGATTGAAGATTAAGAAGGCTTAA
- a CDS encoding ferredoxin--nitrite reductase, whose translation MANKIEDLKAAKDGLALKAEIDRFAAIGWEAIDDDDLQHRLKWLGIFFRKSTPGRFMVRMRIPNGLLNSAQMRVLASVVEKCGEHGVADITTRQNIQMRGILIEDVPEMFAKFRSVGLTSVQSAIDNVRNITGSPVAGIDADELYDTRELAMQVQNLLTNNGEGNPAFTNLPRKFNIAIAGCRDNSTHAEINDLAFIPAFKEESKETLGFNILVGGFFSAKRVEAAIPLNAWVPPEDVVDLCEALLIVYRDHGLRENRAKSRLMFLIDEWGIEKFRAEVEKQLGKPLATAAAKDEIVWEKRDHIGVHPQKQAELNYVGLQIPVGRMYAPDMYEFARLADTYGNGDIRLTVEQNLLITNVSDEQVPALLQEPLLQKFPANPDNLMRGLVSCTGNQFCPVAIVETKNRSLALTKQLSEDYHLPQVVRIHWSGCPNSCAQPQVADIGFTGCKTRKNGKVVDGVDIYMGGTVGKDAHLGKCVMEKIPCEDLREVVGKLLVEHFGAVPKQQAIAEPSAELVAVG comes from the coding sequence ATGGCAAACAAAATTGAAGACCTGAAAGCAGCCAAAGATGGTCTTGCCCTTAAAGCCGAAATCGATCGCTTCGCCGCAATAGGTTGGGAAGCGATCGACGACGACGACTTGCAACATCGTTTAAAGTGGCTCGGCATCTTCTTTCGTAAAAGTACCCCCGGACGTTTCATGGTACGGATGCGAATTCCCAATGGTTTGCTCAATAGCGCTCAGATGCGTGTTCTCGCCTCAGTAGTTGAGAAGTGTGGTGAGCATGGCGTTGCCGATATTACCACTCGTCAGAATATTCAAATGCGTGGCATTCTCATCGAAGATGTGCCTGAAATGTTCGCAAAGTTTCGTTCTGTCGGTTTGACTAGTGTGCAATCGGCGATCGATAACGTGCGAAATATTACAGGCTCACCTGTGGCAGGTATTGATGCCGATGAGCTTTACGATACTCGTGAACTAGCGATGCAAGTTCAGAATTTACTCACTAATAATGGCGAAGGAAATCCTGCTTTTACCAACTTACCTCGTAAATTTAATATTGCGATCGCAGGTTGTCGCGATAACTCCACCCATGCCGAAATCAATGATTTAGCCTTTATACCTGCCTTTAAAGAAGAATCTAAAGAAACCTTAGGGTTTAACATCCTTGTTGGTGGATTTTTCTCTGCTAAGCGTGTGGAAGCTGCAATTCCTTTGAATGCATGGGTTCCCCCTGAAGATGTCGTTGACCTATGTGAAGCGTTACTAATTGTTTATCGCGATCATGGACTCCGCGAGAACCGTGCTAAATCGCGATTAATGTTTTTAATTGATGAATGGGGAATTGAAAAATTCCGTGCTGAAGTTGAGAAGCAACTCGGTAAACCATTAGCAACCGCCGCCGCCAAGGATGAAATTGTATGGGAAAAGCGCGATCACATTGGTGTTCATCCTCAAAAGCAAGCAGAATTGAATTATGTAGGGTTACAAATTCCTGTGGGACGGATGTATGCCCCTGATATGTATGAGTTTGCAAGACTTGCGGATACCTACGGTAATGGCGATATTCGCCTTACGGTTGAGCAAAATTTACTGATTACCAATGTCAGTGATGAGCAAGTACCTGCACTATTGCAAGAACCCCTACTTCAGAAATTCCCTGCCAATCCTGACAACCTCATGCGTGGTTTAGTTTCCTGCACAGGTAATCAGTTCTGTCCTGTGGCGATCGTGGAAACCAAAAACCGTTCCCTCGCACTCACCAAGCAACTGAGCGAAGATTACCATCTTCCTCAAGTTGTGCGGATTCATTGGAGTGGTTGTCCGAATTCTTGCGCTCAGCCACAGGTTGCCGATATTGGCTTTACAGGCTGTAAAACTCGCAAGAATGGCAAGGTTGTCGATGGTGTTGACATTTATATGGGTGGCACGGTCGGCAAAGATGCCCATCTCGGCAAATGCGTTATGGAAAAAATCCCCTGTGAGGATTTGCGCGAAGTTGTCGGCAAACTTTTAGTCGAACACTTTGGTGCAGTCCCGAAACAACAGGCGATCGCTGAACCTTCAGCAGAATTAGTCGCAGTTGGCTAA
- a CDS encoding pseudouridine synthase encodes MLDRLQKILSRHGIASRRDAEQIILSGRVWVNGRQVKELGTKADPDRDRIEVDGKLLQTNAPEFVYLLLNKPTGVVCTCDDPQGRRTVLDLLPAQYRHVYPVGRLDYNSSGALILTNDGEFANYLMHPRHHVAKTYEVWVKDIPSQQTLKQWQEGIILEGKLTLPAMVSIQQVEENKAQKSRQNPRTKLQIVLSEGRNRQIRKVAELLGHPVLALHRAAIASISLASLRVGAYRLLSKQEIQNLVADFSDSPHSS; translated from the coding sequence ATGCTTGATCGCCTCCAAAAAATACTCTCTCGTCATGGCATCGCATCCCGTCGTGACGCAGAACAGATCATCCTGTCAGGTCGAGTTTGGGTAAATGGGAGACAAGTTAAGGAACTAGGGACTAAGGCTGATCCCGATCGCGATCGCATTGAAGTAGATGGGAAGTTATTGCAAACTAATGCCCCAGAATTTGTATACCTATTACTTAATAAACCAACGGGTGTAGTCTGTACCTGTGATGATCCCCAAGGTCGCAGGACAGTCCTTGATCTATTGCCAGCCCAATATCGCCATGTTTATCCAGTGGGACGATTGGACTACAACAGCAGTGGTGCGTTAATTTTGACCAATGACGGTGAATTTGCCAACTATCTGATGCACCCTCGTCACCATGTCGCTAAAACCTATGAAGTATGGGTTAAAGATATTCCTAGTCAACAAACTCTTAAGCAATGGCAAGAGGGGATCATCCTTGAAGGTAAACTCACCTTACCTGCGATGGTCAGCATTCAACAGGTTGAAGAGAATAAAGCTCAAAAATCACGTCAAAACCCGCGCACAAAATTACAAATAGTCTTGTCAGAAGGTCGTAACCGTCAGATTAGAAAAGTTGCTGAACTATTGGGGCATCCTGTTTTGGCATTACATCGAGCAGCGATCGCTTCAATATCGCTGGCTTCGCTGAGAGTGGGAGCATATCGACTATTGAGTAAGCAAGAAATTCAAAACCTAGTAGCTGATTTTAGTGACTCACCCCACTCCTCCTAG
- a CDS encoding helix-turn-helix domain-containing protein produces MNITTSKQAEKLAEIGAQFKRIRQDKDLSIPHLTATTLISERYLRAIEDGEIDSLPEPVYVRGFIRKYGTALGAGDLSEDFPLNPVLPEQKWAGSAAAELRPLHLYALYVAVIAGAVSLLATFLNSPDANKINDNQTIFGNAAQIVAPKGNTPAATDSVLPKVGGLEVLRQTVIDPSVMASTVNASTANSANTSKVAALPTTNDKTAAKSSSNKPQSEAAFGEVSSSLNNAVKSWTNNISFQNGATTNAELGTKGSFEFAGNKPVNIGLVMKGQSWLRITVDGKTEFEGVLDEGKKLTWSGDRQISIRAGNASAVGLSYNNQQIKILGKEGEVAERLFGLNQPNTVENNELEVRGFLESMSNSEIP; encoded by the coding sequence GTGAACATTACAACCTCGAAGCAAGCAGAGAAGTTAGCAGAAATCGGAGCGCAATTCAAGCGCATTCGACAAGATAAAGATCTATCAATTCCTCATCTCACTGCGACTACATTAATTTCTGAACGCTATTTGCGAGCGATCGAAGATGGGGAAATCGATTCTTTACCTGAACCTGTTTATGTACGTGGTTTTATCCGTAAGTATGGTACAGCACTAGGTGCTGGCGATCTATCGGAGGATTTTCCTCTTAATCCTGTATTGCCTGAGCAAAAATGGGCAGGTAGTGCAGCCGCAGAATTACGCCCTCTACATTTATACGCCCTCTATGTTGCGGTCATTGCTGGGGCTGTCAGTCTATTGGCAACCTTTTTGAATTCTCCAGATGCCAATAAAATTAATGATAACCAAACTATTTTTGGTAATGCCGCCCAAATCGTTGCGCCGAAGGGTAATACACCAGCCGCTACAGATAGCGTATTACCAAAAGTTGGTGGTTTAGAAGTTTTAAGACAGACAGTAATTGATCCTTCAGTGATGGCATCTACTGTCAATGCATCTACTGCTAATTCTGCCAATACTTCTAAAGTTGCTGCATTACCAACAACCAACGATAAGACTGCTGCTAAGTCTTCATCCAATAAACCTCAGTCTGAAGCAGCCTTTGGAGAAGTTAGTTCTAGCCTTAACAATGCCGTTAAATCTTGGACTAATAATATTAGTTTCCAAAATGGGGCAACAACTAATGCTGAACTTGGGACTAAAGGCAGTTTCGAGTTTGCAGGCAATAAGCCCGTCAATATTGGGCTTGTGATGAAGGGACAGTCTTGGTTACGCATTACCGTTGATGGGAAGACTGAGTTTGAGGGTGTTCTTGATGAAGGGAAAAAGCTAACTTGGTCAGGCGATCGTCAAATCTCTATCCGCGCAGGCAATGCTTCAGCAGTGGGACTGAGCTATAACAATCAGCAAATTAAAATCCTTGGCAAAGAAGGTGAAGTTGCGGAAAGATTGTTTGGACTTAATCAGCCTAATACCGTTGAAAATAATGAATTAGAGGTACGAGGATTTTTAGAGTCCATGTCTAATAGTGAAATCCCCTAA
- a CDS encoding bifunctional nuclease family protein translates to MIEMKVAGIAIDAVSRNPIVLLRDTLERRALPIWIGEAEAKAIIGALDGRPLERPMTHDLMLNFLDAWGITVERVVVHALKNSTFYAVITVSQGDIKKEIDARPSDAIAIAVRAKCPIWVMEEVILEASIPVDQDADEAERRAFREFLSKLTPEELVKKSGLESN, encoded by the coding sequence ATGATCGAAATGAAGGTGGCTGGAATTGCGATTGATGCAGTCAGCCGTAATCCTATCGTCCTACTGCGAGATACTTTAGAACGGAGAGCCTTACCGATTTGGATCGGTGAAGCCGAAGCCAAGGCAATCATTGGCGCTTTAGATGGCAGACCTCTAGAACGTCCAATGACTCATGATTTAATGCTTAATTTCCTAGACGCATGGGGGATCACTGTGGAGCGTGTCGTTGTCCATGCTCTCAAGAATAGTACTTTCTACGCAGTGATTACAGTTTCACAAGGGGATATTAAAAAGGAGATTGATGCACGTCCAAGCGATGCGATTGCGATCGCAGTACGAGCCAAATGTCCAATCTGGGTAATGGAGGAGGTCATTCTCGAAGCTTCGATTCCCGTGGATCAAGATGCCGATGAAGCTGAAAGAAGAGCATTTCGCGAATTTTTATCAAAACTCACACCAGAAGAATTAGTTAAAAAAAGCGGACTAGAGAGCAATTAA
- a CDS encoding NAD(P)H-dependent glycerol-3-phosphate dehydrogenase, with translation MQSDLKNITIIGAGAWGSALASLVKTNDHHVKIWSRQSPQPLSKLVKDSDAIISAVSIKGVRSIAEQLQIAQQNGQLLPHAVIVSATKGLEPTTRQTPSQIWRSLLPTHPLVVLSGPNLSAEIVEGKPAATVVASTDEVAAQFIQTIFASRNFRVYTNSDPIGVELGGTLKNVIAIAVGACDGLNLGTNAKSALITRSLIEIIRVGVYFGAQPETFWGLSGLGDLLATCNSNLSRNYQIGYAIAQGKSLEDAIANVHGTAEGVNTANVLIEISDREKINVPVSRYVYRLLKNEITLQQAVEGLMERDLKPEN, from the coding sequence ATGCAATCAGACTTAAAAAATATTACGATTATTGGCGCTGGTGCTTGGGGATCGGCGTTGGCAAGTCTGGTAAAAACAAACGATCATCATGTAAAGATTTGGTCGCGCCAAAGTCCTCAACCCCTTTCCAAATTAGTTAAGGACAGTGATGCGATTATTTCCGCAGTATCGATCAAGGGGGTGCGATCGATCGCGGAACAATTGCAGATCGCTCAACAAAATGGGCAATTATTACCCCATGCGGTGATCGTCAGTGCGACTAAGGGTTTAGAACCAACTACGAGACAAACACCATCTCAAATTTGGCGATCTCTCCTGCCGACACATCCCCTCGTAGTTTTATCGGGACCAAACCTCTCCGCTGAAATTGTCGAGGGTAAACCTGCGGCAACGGTGGTGGCAAGCACCGATGAGGTGGCAGCACAGTTTATTCAAACAATTTTTGCATCGCGAAACTTTAGGGTCTATACAAACTCTGATCCCATTGGTGTGGAATTGGGTGGCACATTAAAAAATGTAATTGCGATCGCTGTAGGTGCTTGTGATGGTCTCAATTTGGGCACAAATGCCAAATCAGCATTAATTACCCGATCGCTAATTGAGATTATTCGGGTTGGCGTTTACTTTGGGGCGCAACCTGAAACCTTTTGGGGCTTATCTGGTTTAGGTGATTTGCTCGCAACCTGCAATAGTAATCTCAGTCGCAATTATCAAATTGGCTATGCGATCGCGCAGGGCAAAAGTCTTGAAGACGCGATCGCCAATGTGCATGGCACTGCCGAGGGTGTCAATACTGCCAATGTCTTAATAGAAATCAGCGATCGCGAGAAAATTAATGTGCCTGTATCGCGATATGTATATCGCCTGCTGAAGAACGAGATTACATTGCAACAGGCAGTCGAAGGGTTAATGGAGCGCGACCTCAAACCAGAAAATTAG